The following DNA comes from Erigeron canadensis isolate Cc75 chromosome 3, C_canadensis_v1, whole genome shotgun sequence.
AATGCTAAGAAGGCTCCAAATGTTCCCCTTGGTGATGTTGTCAAGTCGAGGCTAAAACAGTTCTCATTAATGAATCGATTCAAGAGAAAAGCTCTAAGGGTTCGTCAGTTTCTCTTCCTTTGCTTCTTTACTTAACAAAATGCTGGATGTGGTAAAATGATGTCACTTCTGCAAATGCGTACATGTGAATGATCTTCACTGACTTATATTTGGAATCATTCTTACTTGTATAGGTTATTGCTGATTTCTTGTCcaatgaagaagttgaagacATCAAAGAAATGTTCAAAAAGATCGacattgatgatgatggcaCTGTCACAGTTGAAGAATTAAAAATTGGATTGCAAAAGCTGAACACACACCTTGCGGAATCTGAAATACAGTCTTTTATTGAAGCTGTAAGTATGGCTTGTCCTCTCTAATTTTTGAGTCAGTTTGCACCAAAAGGTAGAtgatttttatttgatattttccTTTTGAGGTACAAAGCTTTTGTTTTTCGTAGATAAAGTTATTCAGTTTTTTTTGGCTCCCAAGAGATGAATTTTTGATTGTGTCGGCTACTACCCATCACCACCGATGAAGCGGTGGTTCTGGGTGGTAACTTACTCAAAAGGTCAAATATCCCCTTTTTGATGCCAAAACCAAGTTGAAgccttttaattattaaaaaaatcaagttttgtACCTCAAATGGAAAATATTCCAAAAAGAACCTAGTACCTTATTATGCACATTATACAGAATTTTAGTTTAAAAGTTGGTATATCATTGCAGATGTTGTGTTCTCCATTTTCTGAAAGTATGCACATATGTTGCTGCTTATGGTCGTACATCACACTAAACTAGACCAGCCATAAAAAGTTATCTTAGAGTTTAAACTGTGCAGAAACTCAGTATCTTATAAGAAGTTTATGGGTCCATTTGGGTACAAGTTAAAGACAAATGCGTGGTGGGTAAAGTAATCAAATGAACATTTAGAGTGGTTTTCTACTTTTTATACTTGATACACGAAGTTGCCAAATAATAATCTTGATAACAGAAATGTCaataatttagtttgttttaaGGGATTAATCACTGGATGACCAACGTACTTTCTCTCTTGTACATGGCTGACCATTAAACCGGAATATTGATGTGTAAGTGTATCACCAAcaaacttttcaaatttgtacatggttgaccaaatgTTCGAGCCACATTCAAATCTGCTTCTCTCTCATCTCGAAcatttggtcaaccatgtacaaatttgTAAAGTTTGTTGGTGATACACATCAATATTCCAGTTTAAAATATGTTGGTCATCTAGTGATATATCCGTTGTTTTAATAACTAAGAACTTCTATATGTACCTTCATTTTCTTCGACATTTATACTTTGGTGgaaaaagagaattaatgggCCATCATGGATTCCCAGTCGAACCTGACCTACAACATGTTTGTTCTTTTTCCCACTGCCCCTATTTCATGCTATAAATCTGGAACTTTTGCCATGTAAAATTTGACAATATAATTGTTTTTGACTCGTAAATAAAGGATAGTAGTTATCTCTAAGATTTTTTGATGTGTTTTTATAGTTCAGGAAAACTGCAGTAACTAAACTATCCCTTTCAAAATTAAATCTTTGCACTTCTATCAAGTAAGGAACAAACAAATATGATTATTGGAGGGTCGAGCCGCGAGCGTTGGGGAGACCATTAAGGTTACTACATTTTTTAAATGAAAGGACAAGTTGAAGTGACAGGAACATATGTCACACTAAATGCAAGACAGAGATAACACACTTCTTAGTTCTTTCCCTCAAACTTTGTTAATACAATAAGCATTGTTGCACTGTGTCATTATCGCATTTTACGCTGATAATCTATCTCATAGCCTTCTGATCTGATTTATTTAGTTACTTAGATATTTGTGGTAGAATATAGTTCCATGATCATTTTTAATGCTTGAATTCGAGTAAAATTGTCAGGGATACTGTTTGCGTGTCAACCCACTCCGTACTTAGAATTTAGCCAATTCAACGTGAACCTATGTTGACCGAATACCCAATCACCCAACTTTACCACCTTTTACCTTAGAACTAAAATTTAagcaaagtttttaaaattatgaggTTGGACATCTAGGAAGCAGAAGTTCAGGGAGGGGCGTGACTCATGAATTTGGTGTATTTTGAATAGCAAGTCTCAGTACAATTCCTTTAGACCCCCCTTGTATTAGTCACCTGTGTATCTCCATTTTTATAGCGGATTAAGTTTTCTTCCATGCATTTTCATAACCCtgaaatttcatatttttattttgctaGCCTTTGGGTTGATGAAAGAAATCAAAGTGCATCTCATCTTAAACCTGTGGGTCTCAGACTGTTTATGGCAATGCTGTAGATTAATTACTCAATACGAAGATATTGTTTGTTGGTTACAGGTAGATATGAATGGAAAAGGCACACTTGACTATGGCGAATTTGTTGCTGTTTCGCTACATGTCAGGAAAATGGCGAATGATGAGCATCTACACAAGGCTTTCTCATACTTTGACAAAGATGGTAATGGCTATATAGAACCCAATGAGCTACGGGATACCTTAATGGAAGATGGAGACGATACTTCTGCAGATATTGCAAATGATATCTTCCAAGAAGTTGACATAGATAAGGTAACCCTGCCGTAAAAAAACATAGATGTAGCAGCTTGGACCCATTTAGTTATGAATGGGTCGATTTAGGTTTTTTCGTTACATGTCAAGTTGGTTATATGAAAAagttttatgtaaaatgtaaaCTAATCGAATGGTCCGAACACATGAGAAGTCATTTCAAAGTGTAATTATAATGCATAAACTTCCTATATCTTGTTATTCAGTATTTTTTCCattattgttgaaattgaatagATTGGTAATAGTATTCTGCACACTTGTCACCTTTCTTTTGCCATCTTGTAACCTCacatttaaataatatttgatgCTGCAGGATGGCAAAATCAGCTATGAGGAATTTGCTGCCATGATGAAAACAGGAACCGATTGGAGAAAGGCTTCTCGACATTATTCAAGAGGAAGGTTCAACAGCCTGAGTGTGAAATTAATGAAAGATGGTTCTCTAAACTTGGGGAGTACCGAGTAAGATTTATCAGAAAGATTTCGCTTGATTTCtgttttttgtaattatattgcCGGGTTCTGTTTGATTAGGCGGCCTCCTTCCGCCACCATTGACCTACAATAGGATTGATGAGAGGTGAGTTCTTCCTATGTTATCTCTCCTTAAATGTTGTAAGTTTGTCCGAGTCCCTTCGTGTAGTTTGATTCTGGCCTATTTTACCGTTAAAGTGTTCTAGTGAagctttatttgtttattacatCTATCTGGTAGTATTTTCAATTTATTGTCAACAAAATAGCATTTTTATTTTCTGATGCAGTGTAGCTGGTTTTATTTAAGTATCTTAGGTCTAAAGTTACAAACTAAGCATACAGGTGACACATGTTCGTTGTATGTAAATGGTGAAATACTTTGTCAAAGTTGAGCTGTAGGAAACCTGTGAGCAATGGCTTTAAGTTTAGACAACTTCTATCCTGATGGATATATTTAGCTTTGAACATGCTAAATCTAGTTCGGATTGTCTGTAACCAAGGATCTAAAGTCTTCACCAAACTTGTAAATTTGGTTCCTGATATACAACACTGTTCGTCGGTTTTGCAATACCAGCACCACGTCAACACTACTAAATTAAAAAACGATCAGAATCATTCTTATCAACAATACCTTAGTGCTTAAATTTTCTTGTTAGTATCCTTTTTAATTATGTACACAGGATTCAGTATTCGTATTTTTacacttatttttaaaaaataaacccaaAAATAAAGCAACACTGAGGGTGTGCGTAAGAATTCCAAACTCGTTGATCGTTCAGCGGTATAAGGACGCTGAGAACCGAGACAGTAAATTGACATACCGCTGCCAACAGTGTCTCTTTATGACAAACCGAGCAAGTGATTTGCTCTATTGAGAGCACTCTTAAGAATCAGCTAATCCAGTTGAACAATAATCAATGAtcgttaataataatatttaatggTTATCATTACAATGATTTCTAATTGTTAGAATcgtttaaaataattattttaagcaCACCAAAACAAGATAATAAATTTGGAAGAGAGTAGTTTTTAAGTGATCATTTAAACACACCACATAACATATCTTTTTTGAtagaaataaattaataaaaagagtaTAAAGAAAACGACACAGGAAAACTAATAAGAATTGGCCTAGTAGTCATCATCGTCATAACCAAGATCTTCCTCAACCTTCTCGGCCGCATCATCGGCAATCTTGTCTTCCACATAATCAACTCCCTCCGCTATCGCTAACCCTCCCAATAACCCTGCAGCTGCACCAACCGCAAGCCCCGTCCCAATCCCATACTTGCTCTTTTTCTCTTCTTTATATTCTCCATAATTACCCGACTGTCTCCCATAATCAGGAGCCCCGTATGCCTGTGCATATTGAGGTGGTCCGCCATATGCGTGGCCATATTGAGATGGCCCCCCGTATGCCTGACCATATTGAGGTGGACCCCCATATGGTGGACCCCCGTATGGAGCTGCATACTGGTATCCAGAAGGGGGTGCAGCGTACGGGTAATTTGCTGTCCCACCATAAGGTGGTGGGACATCACGAAAGCCTGGTTGTCCTGTTGGGACACCATATGGGGGAGCATAATATGGATCAGGGGCTCGATATTGAGACTCTTTTATAGTAACTTTCATTTCTAATTTGCCATGCGGACGTCCTGATGGTCTCTTCAATTTTAAACTCTCGGCAAACACCTCACCAATCCCGGCTTTATCAACAATGTCCTTGACTTTAAGCTTACTTGATCCGATCAAGGGCTTTACGTCTTCAGCAGCATTAGCATGAACTACGTCAATATAGAGTGTCGAGTCTTCAATGGACTCGACAAGTGGGATGACAAGTTTTTCATCCCAAGTAGGCGACTCGTCGCCTTCTTCATCGACGTGTGTCGAGTATTTGTGTTTCGGGTCAACCCAAACGACAACATAAGGTTTGAGAGGGCCATGTCGCCAATTGATGTTTTTGAGGTTTTTGGCTGCGGAAATGGTGACTTCTAGTTCGTATCGACCAGCCATAATATTTATTGGTCTTGTGTTGAATGGTGTGATAGAAAGTGAATGGCATATATATAGCAAGTCGTTACGCGTGGAATATTAAAGAAGCATCTCGAGTAAATGGCATATTGGCATGCATAATGCCAATAGTGGGTATAATTGTTGTAAATTGCCTTTTCTGCCCATATAAGCAATTCAAGGTTCAATGACTTTTATTTCGTTTGATTAACAATCGGTCATTGTGCCGATTTGCAGTCAAAATGGTTACTGCGAGCTGAGGTATCCAGTAACTTTAATAATTTACTTGTGATGAAAAATTGAACCGAAGGTTTTTCTCTTAGCTATAACTGGTTTCCTCTTGTGGGTAGTTTTCGGATTCAACGATAATCGGGTGAGCCTGTGGTCCTGTAATAATTCAACgtgttttttaagaaaattggTCAATTTTATTACCTAGCTCTTCTAGTTTCTAATGGTGGAGTGAATTAGCTCTCCTAGTTTCTAGTGGGGGAGGTGGTAAATATCTATCTTTGGACTTGACTTTCGCTTCTGGCAATTAATTAATTGGTTTCGTTGAGCGTGGGTTAGTGGTCCTTGAATAACATGTTGTAAcctattttcataaaaaaactttaaaggTAGAATGCATTTATATTTTGACTAATAAAgaaactatttttaaattataagcAATAAAAGTAACATCGTTAATTTTTAACATTAGATTTTTGTTAAATGTCAACGTGACATGCCACATCATTAGAAAAAATCTACGTAACATTTATCTTAGTAATGCACACCCATTATATACACATAGCAATGCAAACCTCATTTCTATACCTATCATTGATCATCGATTTTTCTTGCACCATTTTTATACCTGTCATCGATTTATATTTATGTCACCGATAAATGATCTTCGATTGTTGGAGATAATGATGTTGTAGTATAAATTGTTTAGAATTATAGATTGACCCTTTGATGATGtggccattttttttttaatctggaATGTCATGTTGACACTTAACGAATGTTTAACATTAAAAACTAATGTGTTACTTTAATGTTTACAGTTTGAAAACATAGTGCCTTTAATAACAAGCTATTTTTTCTACaacatatttacattttattaaacTAACTTTAATTATGCatataaaataatgattaaatgtaatataaatttatacagTTTTATGTTATATCTAGATTTgattgaaagaaaagttttttattttttttcttttgaaagtgCACTAAATTTTGAgagtttttaaaactaaaatttttatgcGTTATCTAAAATatctacataaaaaaaatacttatataaataaaatgtagaGTTGTATTCATGAGAATCTTTAAAAAGTGGTGAACTCCAAGGGCTAcatctcagcccttggatcaactattatatatgatcaaaattaatatgaaaaaatacaTAAGAAAGGGTATTCTAGTAAATTTGCACATAAAAAGAAACCACTCCTTCCTCTCACTCTTCGTCTTCTCAGatccaaaacacacacattcacACACACAGTGAAACACACATCAATtctcccctctctctctctctccctctctctctctctctccttcGCGTCCcgcgaccaccaccaccaccttcaatGGCACAACCATATTGCCTTTGTCTTcgtcatcatctccatcattcatcatcaataGATTTTGAAGATGTTAATAACAATGAAAGATGTATTGAATACGAATATTACgactttttgttatgtaaattcgaattttctcaggtgataatcaaatgtaatttgataatatgtgattagatctattctaacatttgaacttgttaaaCTTTATTAGTTATTCAATTTGAACTTGTTAAACTTTATTAGTTATTCAATtaactttgttgtttggtataatattgcctacaaggtgtttgataaaatgtctaaaccaaagtttgttatatatgatttaatatcaaatcacatctgattgagtattgcatataaggtgtttgatgaaatgtctaaaccaaagtttgatAACCTTTATGATtctgaatcaaatttgattgtgtataggtttattgatataaaaccCATTTgtttgtaactgtatgtgtaaaatcacaTCTGATTGAGGTTATAgagatttctgtttttgtaactgtatgtgtaaaatcatatttgattttgtatatagattctatagatttgtgctttgtaactttgttttgtacaatcaaatttgattttgtattgaggttttagttacttgtgttcttatgcctagaatcatatttgattttactcttacggtgtgaaaatcctatatataatgaactattcaaaatcaaaaatgattttacgcatacattgtgaaaaacctattcaaaattaactattcaaaatcaaaaatgattttacgcatacattgtgaaaaacctattcaaaattaactattcaaaatcaaaaatgattttacgcatatattggagaaaacctatacaaaattatatatgattttttataacacattgagaaaaaaccaaatgagttccatacaaagaaaaccatttaaaatcaaaaatgaatttaTCCATATAGTGTCAaaaccctatacaaaatcatatatgactttattcatacatctagacaaaaaaagtaagttcggtatcattaaacatattaaaaatcatatatgattttgtatatgctttcgtacaaataaacttattgaaaatcaaaatcgATTTTAAGCacactatgaaaaatttattcaaaatcatatacgaTTCTACGTATAAATTTGAGACAAGGCAAATGATCgagttctatacaaataaacctatttaaaatcaattttgagtttacgcatacagtgtgaaaaattatacaaaatcatatatgattttacgcatacattgtcaagaaaatatacaaaatcatatatgattttgtgtagcatattgagtcaaaccaaatggcttccttaaaaaaaagtttattcaaaatcatttttgattttactcataaagtctgaaacctattcaaaatcaaaaatgattttacgtatacattggggaaaagctatacaaagcacgttgagacaaaacaaattgagttacataccaagaaactcatttaaaattaaaaattgattttaagcatacagtgtgaaatacccatacgaaatcatatttgattttattcatacatcttgacaaaagaaatgagttcggtatcattaaacctattcaaaatcaaatttgatggaatttcatttgtttgtgtaGATATATGGAAATTCactaaacctattcaaaatcaaatccgAGGGGAAAGTGTGATCACGAGCGCCTTCGGCCTCGtactttagtttagggtttgaagtcgtagggttagccgtttaaaccataaaccaaagcttaatttctaatcaaaaatgattttacatgtataatgtttatctatgtaaaatcatttttgattttatgtatacattttagaaaagttgcattctaaaaccctaaatactaAAGCCTACAGTGGGGGAACGGATATATAcagtacgcttaagggtttagggtttgaagttgtagggttagccgttaggatacaacttcaaaccctaaaccctaagctaccatgtaaaaacctgggaaaatctatgcaaaatcatttttgattttatgcttacattttagaaaagttgcattctaaaaccctaaatgctaaagcctacagttgggggacggatgtatacggtacgtttagggtttagggtttcaatcctacaacttcaaaccctaaaccccaagccaccatgtaaaaacccgggaaaatctaaaccataaaatctaaaccctaaaatgctaaagcctacagtgggGGAATGGATGTATATGGTACgtttaagggtttagggtttgaggctaaccctacgacttcaaaccctaaaccctaagctaccatgtaaaaaccccgaaaaatctatgcaaaatcatttttgattttaaatgttttctttgtatgaaactcatttgcttttgtctcaatgtgttataaaaaatcatatatgattttatataggttttcctcaatgtatgcgtaaaatcatttttgattttgaatagttgattttgaataggtttttcacaatatatgcgtaaaataatttttaattttgaatagttcattatatataggattttcacactgtaagagtaaaatcaaatatgattataggtataagaacacaagtaactaaaacctcaatataaaatcaaatttgattgtacaaaacaaagttacaaaaaacaaatttatagaatctatatacaaatcaaatatgattttacacatacagtttgaaaaacagaaatctctataatctatatacataatcaaatatgatgatgtacataaaagtaaacaataacagATAACAAATCGAATTTGATGTAACTCATAtattttcacaaaacaaatggagtttatatccacaaacctatacaccaaaaaattaattcagaatcataaagttgattaaatcgtattatcaaacattgatttagacatttcatcaaacaccttatgcaattctcaatcaaatgtgatttgatattaaatcatgtatgattttgaataggctTATAGATATcgaactcacttttttttttctagatgtaagaataaaatcatatatgattttgtatagctttttcacactatattcttaaaatcattttttgattttaaatggttttctttcatttggttttgtctcaatgtgctataaaaaatcatatatgattttgtatagctttttcccaatgtatgcgtaaaatcatttttgattttgaatagttgattttgaataggttttcatactttatgagtaaaatcgaaaatgattttgaataaatttttttatat
Coding sequences within:
- the LOC122593516 gene encoding protein SRC2; protein product: MAGRYELEVTISAAKNLKNINWRHGPLKPYVVVWVDPKHKYSTHVDEEGDESPTWDEKLVIPLVESIEDSTLYIDVVHANAAEDVKPLIGSSKLKVKDIVDKAGIGEVFAESLKLKRPSGRPHGKLEMKVTIKESQYRAPDPYYAPPYGVPTGQPGFRDVPPPYGGTANYPYAAPPSGYQYAAPYGGPPYGGPPQYGQAYGGPSQYGHAYGGPPQYAQAYGAPDYGRQSGNYGEYKEEKKSKYGIGTGLAVGAAAGLLGGLAIAEGVDYVEDKIADDAAEKVEEDLGYDDDDY